One genomic window of Glycine soja cultivar W05 chromosome 9, ASM419377v2, whole genome shotgun sequence includes the following:
- the LOC114367501 gene encoding homeobox-leucine zipper protein HAT22-like codes for MEDDEACITSLSLGLGIMGGHAQKKENEQKVHCLDLSFELCPKGKEEVEEAIDVDQQQQQHANKAKGLLCLKHPNDETSPDSNNSNNGSRKKLKLTKEQSATLEDIFKLHSTLNPAQKQALAEQLNLKHRQVEVWFQNRRARTKLKQTEVDCEFLKKCCEKLTDENQRLKKELQELRAQKIGPTPLYIQLSKATTLTICSSCEKLLKPNEGNNKGAISNVIRNSSNKLKNSIELGGI; via the exons aTGGAAGATGATGAGGCATGCATCACGAGTCTGAGCCTTGGACTTGGAATAATGGGAGGGCATGCTCAAAAGAAGGAGAATGAGCAGAAAGTTCATTGCTTGGACCTATCCTTTGAGCTTTGTCcaaaagggaaagaagaagtagaagaagccattgacgtggatcaacaacaacaacaacatgctAATAAGGCAAAAGGGTTGTTGTGTTTGAAGCACCCTAATGATGAAACAAGCCCTGATAGCAACAATAGCAATAACGGTAGCAGAAAGAAACTGAAGCTCACAAAGGAGCAATCAGCCACCCTTGAAGATATTTTCAAGCTGCATAGCACTCTTAACCCC GCACAGAAACAGGCACTTGCTGAGCAATTGAATTTAAAGCATAGACAGGTTGAAGTTTGGTTTCAGAACAGAAGAGCAAG GACCAAGCTGAAGCAAACAGAGGTGGATTGCGAGTTCCTGAAGAAATGTTGTGAGAAACTAACAGATGAAAATCAAAGGCTGAAGAAGGAGTTGCAAGAGCTGCGTGCACAAAAGATTGGACCAACACCATTATACATTCAACTCTCCAAGGCCACAACCTTGACCATTTGTTCATCTTGTGAGAAACTGTTGAAGCCAAATGAAGGGAACAACAAAGGAGCCATTTCCAATGTGATCCGAAACAGTAGCAACAAATTGAAGAACAGCATAGAGTTAGGGGGTATCTAG